In Atribacterota bacterium, one DNA window encodes the following:
- a CDS encoding CPBP family intramembrane metalloprotease codes for MNKEPERPKGLAIFVGLTFLLSYLLVFIYLALDGKWVMPGSLIVATAYMFIPMVVAIIVQKYILGEPIKGPLGISFKLNRWFLVAWLLPVIIAFATLGVSLFLPTIEYSPQLAGFYESLESTLSPEQIEQMKAQAAVFPIHPFWIGLLQGLIAGITINAIAGFGEELGWRGFLQKELGHMGFWKSSIVIGLVWGLWHAPIILQGHNYPEHPQAGVFMMIIFTLLLSPIFSYVRLRAKSVIAAAILHGSLNATIGLPLMVIKGGNDLTVGVTGLAGFIALALVNLGLFIYDRYFARESIMF; via the coding sequence ATGAACAAAGAACCTGAAAGACCTAAAGGATTAGCCATCTTTGTCGGATTGACCTTCTTATTAAGTTACCTACTGGTCTTTATTTACCTTGCCCTTGACGGGAAATGGGTAATGCCCGGTTCACTGATTGTGGCAACAGCCTATATGTTCATCCCTATGGTAGTTGCAATCATCGTCCAAAAGTATATCCTTGGAGAGCCGATAAAAGGCCCTTTAGGAATTTCTTTTAAGTTGAATAGATGGTTTCTGGTAGCATGGCTACTTCCGGTTATTATTGCCTTTGCGACTCTGGGAGTCAGTTTGTTTTTACCAACTATAGAATATTCGCCCCAATTAGCCGGTTTTTATGAAAGCCTTGAATCTACTCTCAGCCCTGAACAAATAGAGCAAATGAAGGCACAAGCCGCAGTATTTCCAATTCACCCCTTCTGGATTGGACTGCTGCAGGGCCTTATTGCCGGTATTACCATCAATGCAATTGCCGGCTTTGGTGAAGAATTAGGATGGAGAGGGTTTTTGCAAAAAGAATTAGGACATATGGGTTTCTGGAAATCCTCAATTGTTATAGGCTTGGTTTGGGGATTATGGCATGCCCCAATTATCCTGCAGGGGCACAACTACCCGGAGCATCCTCAAGCCGGTGTCTTTATGATGATTATATTCACCTTACTGCTTTCTCCTATTTTTAGTTATGTACGGTTAAGGGCAAAATCTGTCATTGCAGCAGCCATCCTTCATGGCTCTCTTAATGCAACTATTGGTTTGCCCTTAATGGTGATAAAAGGAGGCAATGATCTTACTGTAGGAGTAACCGGACTGGCTGGATTCATAGCTCTTGCCCTTGTCAATTTAGGACTTTTTATTTATGACCGGTATTTTGCCAGAGAAAGCATCATGTTTTAA